The DNA segment TCACCGAGATGGAAGTCGAGCTGCGCCAATTCGCGTCAGCTGCTGAGATGACGCTTCGCCAAAAGGCTGAGCTGGATAACGTGCTGCTCAAATATCACGACGTCTTCGAAGGCTTTGAAATTGCTGGTGATGAGTTGGAAAAAGCTTGGGACACTTATCAGGGTCGTCAGTGGCGTGGCAATGCCATTGGTGACCTGCTCAACGCCGTGACCCGCTTCATTCATTCCTGGCTGTCGGCCAAGAAGGCCAAGCGAGAGCTGGAGGGAAACAATGAATCTGCGTAACGTCATCGAGCGCTCTATCGAGGCAGATCGCACCTTGGCTCGTCTTGTCGGTCAGCACATTGACGACACTGCGCGAGGCTTGCGTGAGCTGCGGGAGATCAGCACCCAAGAGGAAACAGCTGAGACTTATCAACTGGTCGGGGCCGCTTTAGGCCCTGCCTCTTATGACACTCTGAATTCGCTTACTGATAAACGTCTTCGTCAGATGCTCACTGCCCAGAAGATCCCTGGGCGTGGACGCAAAGGCATGAAAAAAGGCGACCGGATCCAATTGTTGATGGATCACAAGGCACCAATGCTTCCAAGTTATGAGCAACTCTTGCGCTTCTGGTATGACCACAGCTCACCACAAGTCACAACTGAATACCAGTAGCCATTTAAGCCATTCGCCACATGCTGAAGGGTAGGTGTGTCAGCACACCACCCAATCAATTGCGTCCCAGCCACACTCAATTAATTACCCTTTAGCAGCCTTGTGAGTTGAGCCTGAAGCTTCAAGGCACCAACGGCATTTGAGTGATGCTTGCTTCGGATGCTGGCTTCGATGATTTCGTCCAGTAGGGCTAGACGCGTGCCAAGGAAGTCAGAACGCTCCACGCAATAATCCGCCTTGATGATCTCTCGGGCACGTTGCAGGTACGTCTCGGCTTGTCGCTTCTGTACCCCCCATTCTTCCGTGCAGAATCGCAGGATGTAGCTGTTTGTTTTCGCCGACGACAGCAGTTTGACGACGGTATGAATCCGCCGATCAATTTCTGCTTTGTCTGACTTTTTCACCATTGCTTCATTCTGTCAGGGAACAATTAGGCAGCGCGGTTGTTTCCGATAGGGGGGGTTGGGGGGAAGTACAAAAAGTCTTCTCTGCGTATGCATATTTCGGGCGACCACCAGTGGAGGCAAGGGTCTGTCTGCTGAGCTTGTCCTCTACGAACAAGCCCTTCAAAACCCGATAGGCGTGCCTTTCGGCGCAGCCCAGCTCGCGCTGGATGTCCTCAACCTTCCAGTAGCGGTCACTCCCTGCCATCAACGCCAGCGCCTGTTCCGCGAAATGGCTTCGTTGCTTTGGAGTCATGTCCCCCTCATTCGCTGAGCCTTTCAGAAGGAACGAGTAGTCCTCTTCGTTTCCCTCCAGATTCCATGCCGTGCCGTCCGCGCAGGTGCGTCCTTTCACGCACTGCAACCGCATCTGAATGTTCTGGTCCGGCTGCTGCTGATAAAGCCTCCAAATCCCCCAAACATCACTGGCGGCCCAGCCCTGACTGGCTGCGCCAAAGACGGAATCCAGGGTGATGGCGTTGGTCGTTGAGTCCTTGCTCTGCTTCCTGAGGTGGGCGCTCATCACCACGGCAACGCGGTTTTCAGAAGCCCATGTGTTCAGTGGATAGAGATCGAATCCAAACTCCGCATCGTTCATGCTCGGGCCATCTGGTCTGCCAGCACCCAAAAGCGTCGTGATGCTGTCCAGGACGATCAGGTCGTAGTGCTCTTGCTCCTGAAGAGCCCTGAGCTTGGAAACGTCTAAGAACTCCCAGTCAGTGAGCAGATGGAACTCAGCTTTGACACCCATGACCTTGAGCTTGTCGGCTGCGTTCTCGGGGCTTTCGTCGGACTGGATGAAACAGACCTTGCCTCTCTTGGTCGTGAGCTGACCCATGAAGTCCGAGCCGTTGGAGACGGCTTCCGCCAACCCATAGAGAAGCGAGCTTTTTCCTGACCCTGAAGCCCCAGCAAGCAAGGTCAGCCGACCACGCGGGATGAACTGGTCAGCAATCCAATCCGTGGCCTCGCGCGTCTTCAGGACGTCCTTGGCGGACTGGATGGGGACTTTTTGAACATCCCCCTGACACCCCCCATCAGACAAATGTCCCCTGGAAGTTTGGCGCGCTGTTTGAAGAGTCTTGGAATAAAAGCCCTCTTGCATTTTTGAAGGCGAGAGGAGCGCATCAGCAGGCAACTTCCCCATCTCAATCAACGTTTGAAAAGACGTTCTTTCATCTCCCTGATCCCTCATGACCCTGCCCTCACACTCGGGTCATTGCTGAAGGTCTCAATGGAATCCTGTTTTTCCTTTCTGAGAGCGGCACGACGCTGGGCTTCAGCCGCCACCATTTCCTTGGTGCGCTGCGCCATTGATTCACGGATGGCCGTGACGTTGTAAGTGACGGGACCGTTGGGGGTGCCGGTCGCGTAAATCCAATGCGTGCCAGGTTCCAACCTGCGATCACGCCGCATGGTGCGGATGGTGCTGTTTTTAATTGCCAGAAGCTCTGCTGCTTCGGACTCAGCCACCCATTGCTGGGGGGTATCCATTAAGAGGGCTCAGTTAGATCCCTTCGCCTTGGCAGCCATCCTGTCCAGCGTTTCCATGGTCACCTTGTTGGCGAGCAGGAATTCAGTGGGCTTTGCGTTAGCTGCAATGCACTTTTCCCAAGTCTCCTGAGAGACCTGGAAAGTCACGCCTTCCCACCGAAACAGTCGGAGGGATTTTTTGTGGTGACGAGAAGGACGAGGCAAGTTCTGAGCTTCCAGAGAAGGGGTGAACAGAACCGCCTTTGCAACTCCTAAAGCAGAGCCAGCGTCTTTTTCAACGCACCATCCGCATGGCTGGCAGATGGGTAGGGACCAGGGCCAAGACCCCGGCAAGCCACATATCAGGGAGCTGCCTAAGCAGTGCTTTAAGCGTGGACTATCAGTGAACCCATCGTCGAGCTGTCGCGTAGACGTGTCAACAGGTGGCAGAAAAGTCGTGCCAAAGGGATCAATTCTTCCAGCGGATTTTGGCACTTATTTGGCACAAACGATCTGAGCAACTCATCAGATCTCAGCTGTGTACTGAGATCTGAGGCGTGAGATCTGTTGCTGCACCAGCAGCCTGCCTAACCCTTGAATGGGCTGAGCCATCCCGGGTGAGACAACCCTTTGCCGCTTCCAGTCGTTTATCACCCGCATTACTCCGCGCCGCTGCCGAGCACCCATCGCTTTCCGATGGCGAAGTTCCGGCTGCTGCATCAACTCCTGCTGGAGCAGGGGGTCGTCCAGGCCGAGGAGGTGCATCGGCCCTTGAGCATCGCCCGCAGAGATCTGGAGAGCGTCCATCCCCGCATGTATCACGAAGCCTTCAGCCGTGATCACCTGACCCGACCGGAGCAACGTCGCATCGGGCTTCCGGCCACGCGGCCTTTGGTGCAGCGCACCTGGCTTGCCGTGGGCGGCACCCTGTTGACGGCACGACTGGCTCTCCAGCGGGGCTTGGCCTCCCATCTGGCGGGTGGCACCCACCACGCCCACCCCGGCTTCGGCAGTGGCTTCTGCATCTTCAACGACTGTGCTGTCGCCGCGCGGGTGTTGCTGGGAACTGGGGAGGTGCGGCGAATTCTGATCGTGGATCTCGATGTGCACCAAGGGGATGGTTCGGCAGCCTGCTTTCAACACGACCCCAGGGTGACCACCCTTTCGGTGCACGCCGCCAGCAATTTCCCTTTGCGCAAAGTGGACGGGGATATCGACATCCCCCTCGCCGACGGCACCAGCGACGACGACTATCTCGCTGCCATTGCCGACCGGTTGCCCGATGCCTTGGACACCATCGCGCCGGATTTGGTGCTTTACAACGCGGGCGTCGATCCCCATCGCGATGATCGGCTCGGCCGACTCGCCCTCAGCGATGCGGGGTTGAAGATGCGCGATCGACTTGTGCTCGATGCCTGTCTGCGCCGCAGGATTGCAACCGCAACGGTGATCGGTGGTGGCTATGACGCCCTCGATCCCCTGGTGCAGCGCCACGCCATCGTGGTGCGTGCTGCTGCCGAGCAGGCTCGCTTGTTCGACCTTCCATGACTGAGGGAATCTCTGAAACCATCCCCCCCTGGAGACCTCTGCTGCGCGCGGCCATGCAGCGGGAGGGGCGCTCCGTTGCCGCCCGCTGGGTGCAACTGGCCACAACAGGACGCGATGGCACACCTCGGGTGCGAACCCTGGTGTTCCGCGGCTGGGCCGGTGCAGCCCAACTCGAACTCTTCAGCGATCAGCGCAGCGAGAAGGTGACGGAACTCGCCAACGATGGAGCCACTGAACTGTGCTGGTTGTTCCCCAAAGCACGCCAGCAGTACCGCCTGCGGGGAAAGGTGAAGCTGATCAAAGCCACCGAACAACCTGAGCTCTGCCAGCAGCGCTGGCAAAAGCTCTCCGATACAGGACGAGCCGTCTGGGGGTGGCCCACCCCGGCGGATCCGCTGGACCCCACGGCGGCCTTCCCCGATCAACTGGCTGAAACTGCACCGCTGCCAGAGCATTTCGTGGTGCTAAGGCTGCAGGTGATCAGCGTTGAGCGGCTCAACCTTGGCCCCCACCCCCATCAACGCACGCGTTGGAGTGCGGACACGCTCTGGCAGGAGCAACCGCTGAACCCCTGATCACCACCAACGCTCAACGCGACCAACCGACGGACGACCGGGTTCACTGGGCACTGTCACCACCGATAGCCGCTGCAGGTCTCGGCGGTAATCAAAGCGACAGAAGCCAACGCCCGTACCGGAACAGGCCGAAAGGCTTTCGAGCCCAACAGAGGCCCAGCGCCGCTCCTCGGGCGTTGGCGTTTTTTCCGGGGCAGGACGCCAGCCATCGGCAATCAAGTGGCGATTCGCCTCGAGGATGGTTTGCCTGGCGCTGAGCTGCGGCTCAGGTCTGGCGAAGGCAGAGCCTCCCACCAACCAGGGCAGCAACAGCGACAAAACAACACAACGTGCCATGGAGGGGCCCATCCCTCTCTGACCTAGCCATGAATTGGAGCGCTGACCACAGGGGTCAGCCCGCGGTGAGCTGAGCGAGGGGCTGAATGCTGAGGGCGATCACCACACTCACCACAACACCAACGGCAGCTTTCCAGAGATCCGTGCCGATGACCTTGGCCAGACTGCCCCCCTCCCGGTTGGTGAACACGACGTCTGATGTTTGTTGCTTGATCCGCAAGGCCAACTCACGGCCGCCGATCAGGCCCAGAAACACCCAAGTGGTGCTGAGGGGGAAGCTGGAGAGGAAGGCCTTGTAGAGCAGGCAAAGACCGAACAACAGATCGATCAGCGTGGCCGAGCGCAAATCAGAACTGTTGGTCTTGGTGCGGAGCACGGCCTGAATCGGCCCACCCCCGGTGGCCACCAGGACACAAAGGCCCAAGCAGAGCACCAGCGTGCAGATGAGCATCGGAACGAGGTCCAACTGGCGCGGCAGGAACACAAAAATGTTGGCCAGGTCCTGCACCAGCCACATGCACCAGAGGAAGCCGGTGGAGAACCACTGCAAGCCGTACCAGACCTTGCTCGGGTCTTTGCCGTCTTGGGAACGGCAGAACACCCAGCGCTCCAGCAACCACAAGCCCAGGCCGTAGGCCGCCAGGCCTACGGCGAAGGCGAGTCCATACCCCGTCAGCGAGCTGCTGAGCAACATGCCGATGTTGATCGGCATGAACGATGACAACACCAGAAACGAGGTGCTCACCGGTGCTCCCCACTGGGTCAGGGCCACAACAGCGAGCGGTGGAAGCACGTAGACCCAGGTGAACGGCTCGGGCCAAGGAAACTCCTTGCCAGGCACACTGAGGCGGCCCCAGGTGGGATCACCGTTGTTGAGGGACCAGCCCAACAGCAGCACTCCACAGGTGACCGTGCAGATGAACAGCATCTGCGCGGGCTTCGACGTGCGTTTCCGGTTGGAGGAGAGATAGGTGCCGAGGGTCTGAAGCGAGTCGTTCGCCACCACGGAATAGGCCGCCAGCAGGAATCCGAC comes from the Synechococcus sp. A15-62 genome and includes:
- a CDS encoding pyridoxamine 5'-phosphate oxidase family protein — translated: MTEGISETIPPWRPLLRAAMQREGRSVAARWVQLATTGRDGTPRVRTLVFRGWAGAAQLELFSDQRSEKVTELANDGATELCWLFPKARQQYRLRGKVKLIKATEQPELCQQRWQKLSDTGRAVWGWPTPADPLDPTAAFPDQLAETAPLPEHFVVLRLQVISVERLNLGPHPHQRTRWSADTLWQEQPLNP
- a CDS encoding DNA-binding protein, with product MDTPQQWVAESEAAELLAIKNSTIRTMRRDRRLEPGTHWIYATGTPNGPVTYNVTAIRESMAQRTKEMVAAEAQRRAALRKEKQDSIETFSNDPSVRAGS
- a CDS encoding AAA family ATPase, whose translation is MGKLPADALLSPSKMQEGFYSKTLQTARQTSRGHLSDGGCQGDVQKVPIQSAKDVLKTREATDWIADQFIPRGRLTLLAGASGSGKSSLLYGLAEAVSNGSDFMGQLTTKRGKVCFIQSDESPENAADKLKVMGVKAEFHLLTDWEFLDVSKLRALQEQEHYDLIVLDSITTLLGAGRPDGPSMNDAEFGFDLYPLNTWASENRVAVVMSAHLRKQSKDSTTNAITLDSVFGAASQGWAASDVWGIWRLYQQQPDQNIQMRLQCVKGRTCADGTAWNLEGNEEDYSFLLKGSANEGDMTPKQRSHFAEQALALMAGSDRYWKVEDIQRELGCAERHAYRVLKGLFVEDKLSRQTLASTGGRPKYAYAEKTFCTSPQPPLSETTALPNCSLTE
- a CDS encoding histone deacetylase; translation: MPLPVVYHPHYSAPLPSTHRFPMAKFRLLHQLLLEQGVVQAEEVHRPLSIARRDLESVHPRMYHEAFSRDHLTRPEQRRIGLPATRPLVQRTWLAVGGTLLTARLALQRGLASHLAGGTHHAHPGFGSGFCIFNDCAVAARVLLGTGEVRRILIVDLDVHQGDGSAACFQHDPRVTTLSVHAASNFPLRKVDGDIDIPLADGTSDDDYLAAIADRLPDALDTIAPDLVLYNAGVDPHRDDRLGRLALSDAGLKMRDRLVLDACLRRRIATATVIGGGYDALDPLVQRHAIVVRAAAEQARLFDLP